TTGACCAGCCGGGCGGCGTCCTTCAGCTCCCCGATCAGCTGAGGCCTGGCCGGAAGCTTGTGGTCGAGCACCGCCGGCAGCGACGGGTCAATGGTGAGGATCGCGCTGCAACACGGGCAAGAAAGCTGAATGGTCTTTGACGGGCTCTGAGACATGAGCGCCTCCCGGCCCAAAGGGCCTTCTATCCGCGGATCTCGATCTGTTCCCCGTCCGGCCCGGCAAAGACGGCCCTGCGCCAGCCCGCTTCCCGCTGCTCGCGCGCCGCGGTCTCGTGCGGCTCGCGCACCAGACCCACGCCGGCCGCTCTGAGGCTCGCCACGGCCCGGTCGAAGTCGTCGGTTTCGAGGCAAAAATGGAACCCTCGCACCGCCCCGTCCTTCCGATGGGCCAGCTCCAGCACGGTGTCGCCCAGCCGGAGGTAGGCGATCTGCATTCCCCCGGAAGCGGAGTGCTGGAAGTATTTCTTGAAGCCGAAATGGCGCTCGTAGAAAGCGACGGAGCGCTCCAGATCGGCGACATGAACGGCGACATGATCGATGCGCGTGAACCTCATGCGGAACCCCTGGGACGCTCTCAGGATAGTCCCTCGCGAGGCGATTTTGCAAGCCCGGACCGGCCGGTGAAAAATTTTTGCCACGGCGCTAAAATAGTTTCATGCCCATTTACCGGCTAGTGGACGAACTGGTCTTTCCGCCGCCGGAATACGCGGACTCGAGCGGGCTGATCGCCGTCGGCGGGGACCTTTCCAGCGATCGGCTGCTGGAGGCGTACCGCGTGGGGATTTTTCCCTGGTACTCGGAGGATCAGCCGATTCTCTGGTGGTCGCCGGACCCGCGCCTGATCCTGGAGCTGGACAGCTTCAAGATCTCCCGAAGCCTCCGGAGGGTTATTCGAAAAGGCATCTTTCAGGTGACCTTTGATCGCGCCTTCGAAGACGTCATCCGGGCGTGCGCCACCGTGGTCCGGGAAGGACAGCGGGGAACCTGGATCACGCCTGAGATGCAGGAGGCCTACACGAACCTTCATGGCCTCGGCTTCGCTCATTCCGTGGAAACCTGGGTGAACGGCGAGCTGGTCGGCGGTCTCTACGGGGTTTCCCTTGGCAAGGCGTTTTTCGGCGAATCGATGTTCCACCGCAAAAGCGACGCGTCGAAAGTCGCCCTCGCGGCGCTGGTGGAAAAGCTGAAGGGCTGGGGATTCCATTTCATCGACGCGCAGATGACCACCGAGCACATGCTGCGGCTCGGCGCCGTCGAGATCCCGCGCCGAATTTTCCTGAAGCGTCTGCACGCCGCGCTGCGCCATCCCACCAAGCGCGGGAAGTGGCGCGTCTAGGCGCCGGCGGCGCGCTCTCTTCGGGGCATCGCCGGACGGGAACCGCTCCGGAGCCGGCTTACGGCCATGTGCCGGCTTCGATGTCCGCCACCAGGGTCTCGAGCGCGCTCTTCGTCGGGAATTCCACCCCGAGCAGGACCAGGCTCAGCGCCGAAAGCAGATACTGATCCTCAAGAAAGCCGCCGATCAAGCCGGCCATGAGCCCATAGACCGCGATCGCCTCGATGATCGCGAAGCCGACGACTTTTCGCGTCACGTAGGTCGAGACGACGAGCGCGGCCTCCCTTTCACGGGGAGTCCGGTGCTCTTCGAGGGCCCGGAGGATTTTGGTCTTGGCGGAGTCGGCGAGCGCCGCGCG
This sequence is a window from Candidatus Zixiibacteriota bacterium. Protein-coding genes within it:
- the aat gene encoding leucyl/phenylalanyl-tRNA--protein transferase, yielding MPIYRLVDELVFPPPEYADSSGLIAVGGDLSSDRLLEAYRVGIFPWYSEDQPILWWSPDPRLILELDSFKISRSLRRVIRKGIFQVTFDRAFEDVIRACATVVREGQRGTWITPEMQEAYTNLHGLGFAHSVETWVNGELVGGLYGVSLGKAFFGESMFHRKSDASKVALAALVEKLKGWGFHFIDAQMTTEHMLRLGAVEIPRRIFLKRLHAALRHPTKRGKWRV
- a CDS encoding VOC family protein, with the protein product MRFTRIDHVAVHVADLERSVAFYERHFGFKKYFQHSASGGMQIAYLRLGDTVLELAHRKDGAVRGFHFCLETDDFDRAVASLRAAGVGLVREPHETAAREQREAGWRRAVFAGPDGEQIEIRG